Proteins encoded in a region of the Dreissena polymorpha isolate Duluth1 chromosome 6, UMN_Dpol_1.0, whole genome shotgun sequence genome:
- the LOC127833916 gene encoding pancreatic triacylglycerol lipase-like, with translation MWLLTIASVFAVVCVVHARGIQTRATQCYGDLGCFTSDNVMPLPDDPDHIRTTFRLHVRNSSTSYDLAATAVKSHLSTWLTNFDVNRKTKIITHGFTHSSAKPYVVKMTSELLKKDDFNVIVTDWGPGALTNYPKAVANSFVVGAQLAQLLEELHAHHGLQYADVHLIGHSLGAQISGHVGGRVQGLARITGLDPADPGFTGKPIDKRLDASDATFVDVIHTDGSKFNFVTGLGTDVAVGHLDFYPNGGEHQPGCDENPIGGILGSLLHNDIGGVEHAVECSHDRSHELFSESINSACKFYGHLCPSGDSFEAGSCLGCPDGGCPLMGYDADLSSGMNGSFYLSTSGAAPYCGHEYFVIVVMSSNMSHAYGEFMITLVGTKGRSEPLKFESLMHALDHGMEEKHVISTHVDIGNVTSVQLQFVKGGQGASYVKVHSVLLEPAEDTSKKVKFCANDAQFSSSQTIAVSSNTGC, from the exons ATGTGGTTGCTGACCATCGCCAGTGTTTTTGCTGTTGTTTGCGTAGTGCATGCTCGCGGTATTCAAACACGCGCCACCCAATGTTACGGAGATCTAGGATGTTTCACCTCCGATAACGTCATGCCGTTGCCAGACGATCCGGATCATATTCGCACGACATTCCGACTGCATGTCCGCAATTCGAGCACCAGCTACGACCTAGCGGCCACCGCTGTCAAGTCGCACCTGAGCACGTGGCTTACCAACTTCGACGTCAACAGGAAAACAAAGATCATCACCCACGGATTCACCCACAGTAGCGCAAAACCCTATGTTGTCAAAATGACGTCAGAGCTACTTAAAAAG GATGATTTCAACGTAATTGTGACGGACTGGGGCCCTGGAGCGCTGACAAACTACCCAAAGGCCGTGGCAAACTCGTTTGTGGTTGGTGCACAGCTCGCACAATTGCTCGAGGAGCTGCATGCACATCATGGGCTCCAGTACGCGGACGTGCATCTGATTGGTCACAGCCTGGGTGCGCAGATATCCGGTCACGTGGGAGGGCGCGTTCAGGGGCTTGCTCGGATTACAG GTCTCGACCCTGCAGACCCAGGGTTCACGGGAAAACCGATCGACAAGCGTTTGGACGCCTCGGACGCGACGTTTGTTGACGTCATTCACACAGACGGCTCCAAGTTCAACTTTGTGACGG GTTTAGGTACGGACGTTGCCGTGGGCCATTTAGATTTCTACCCAAACGGCGGGGAGCATCAGCCAGGATGTGATGAGAACCCGATAGGCGGCATCTTAGGCAGCCTGTTACATAATGATATTGGCG GTGTAGAGCATGCCGTCGAGTGCAGTCACGACCGGTCGCACGAGCTGTTTTCTGAATCCATTAACTCGGCCTGCAAGTTCTACGGGCACCTGTGTCCGAGTGGGGATAGCTTCGAGGCCGGAAGTTGCCTCGGCTGCCCCGACGGAGGCTGCCCGCTTATGGGCTATGACGCCGACCTGAGTTCCGGTATGAATGGATCGTTCTATCTAAGTACATCCGGGGCGGCTCCTTACTGCG GGCACGAGTATTTCGTGATCGTGGTGATGTCTTCCAACATGTCGCACGCCTATGGAGAGTTCATGATCACGCTCGTGGGAACCAAAGGGCGCTCGGAGCCGCTCAAGTTTGAAAG TCTTATGCACGCGCTTGACCACGGCATGGAGGAGAAGCACGTGATCAGCACTCACGTGGACATCGGTAACGTGACGTCAGTGCAGCTACAGTTCGTCAAAGGCGGTCAAGGTGCCTCATACGTGAAGGTGCACAGCGTCCTCTTGGAGCCGGCGGAGGACACCAGTAAAAA AGTTAAGTTCTGTGCCAATGACGCTCAGTTCAGTTCGAGCCAGACTATTGCCGTCTCCAGTAACACCGGATGTTGA